The following proteins are co-located in the Bordetella bronchialis genome:
- the ppsA gene encoding phosphoenolpyruvate synthase, which yields MSYVVSFEQLRMSDVDSVGGKNASLGEMISQLAGAGVRVPGGFATTAEAFRDFLKSSGLDQRIADRLASLNPEDVRELATAGAQIRQWIVDAPFSSEFEQQIRTAFAALDADGKGSFAVRSSATAEDLPDASFAGQQETFLNVVGIDDVLDKIRHVFASLYNDRAISYRVHKGYAHADVALSAGVQRMVRSDKGSAGVMFTIDTESGFKDVVFITSSYGLGETVVQGAVNPDEFYVFKPTLEKNLYPIVGRRIGSKLIKMEFDPERPEGRAVRTVDVPVSERNRYSLTDEEVIELARYAVIIEKHYGRPMDIEWGRDGVDGKLYILQARPETVKSQQNGNEVQQRYRLKATGHVLVTGRAIGQKIGSGPVRIVADVSEMDKVQPGDVLVTDMTDPNWEPVMKRAAAIVTNRGGRTCHAAIIARELGIPAVVGCATATDDLKEGQAVTVSCAEGDEGRIYDGLIETEVEEVRRGEMPAIDVKIMMNVGNPQLAFDFAQIPNEGVGLARLEFIINNNIGIHPKAVLDYPNVDTELKKAVESAARGYASPRAFFVEKLAEGIATIAAAFWPKPVIVRLSDFKSNEYRKLVGGSRYEPEEENPMLGFRGASRYIAQEFDDCFRMECEALKRVRGDMGLTNVEIMVPFVRTLGQAGRVVDLLAKNGLKRGENGLKLIMMCEVPSNAILAESFLDYFDGFSIGSNDMTQLTLGLDRDSGMELLAADFDERDEAVKFMLRRAIQACLAKGKYVGICGQGPSDHPDFAQWLKDEGILSMSLNPDTVVDTWQRLAG from the coding sequence ATGTCGTACGTCGTTTCGTTCGAGCAGCTCCGCATGTCGGATGTGGACTCGGTAGGAGGCAAGAACGCATCACTAGGTGAAATGATCAGCCAGCTGGCGGGCGCGGGGGTACGCGTGCCCGGCGGTTTCGCGACCACGGCCGAGGCCTTCCGCGATTTCCTCAAGTCGTCGGGCCTGGACCAGCGCATCGCCGATCGTCTTGCCTCCCTCAACCCCGAAGACGTACGCGAATTGGCAACGGCCGGCGCGCAGATCCGCCAATGGATCGTCGACGCCCCGTTCTCGTCCGAATTCGAACAGCAGATCCGTACCGCTTTTGCCGCGCTGGACGCGGATGGCAAGGGCTCGTTCGCGGTGCGTTCGTCCGCCACCGCGGAAGACCTGCCCGACGCTTCCTTCGCCGGGCAGCAGGAAACCTTCCTGAACGTGGTGGGCATCGACGACGTGCTGGACAAGATCCGTCACGTCTTCGCGTCGCTGTACAACGACCGTGCCATCTCCTACCGCGTGCACAAGGGCTATGCGCATGCCGACGTGGCCTTGTCCGCCGGCGTGCAGCGCATGGTGCGCTCCGACAAGGGCAGCGCGGGGGTGATGTTCACCATCGACACCGAATCCGGCTTCAAGGACGTGGTGTTCATCACGTCCTCCTACGGGCTGGGCGAAACGGTGGTGCAGGGCGCCGTCAACCCCGACGAGTTCTACGTGTTCAAGCCCACGCTGGAAAAGAACCTGTACCCCATCGTCGGCCGCCGCATCGGTTCCAAGCTGATCAAGATGGAATTCGACCCGGAACGTCCGGAAGGCCGCGCCGTCCGCACGGTGGACGTGCCGGTGTCCGAGCGCAACCGCTATTCGCTCACCGATGAGGAAGTCATCGAGCTGGCGCGCTACGCGGTCATCATCGAAAAGCACTACGGCCGCCCCATGGATATCGAATGGGGACGCGATGGCGTCGACGGCAAGCTCTACATCCTGCAGGCGCGTCCGGAAACCGTGAAGTCGCAGCAGAACGGCAACGAGGTACAGCAGCGCTATCGCCTGAAGGCGACCGGCCACGTGCTGGTCACGGGCCGCGCGATCGGCCAGAAGATCGGTTCCGGCCCGGTGCGCATCGTGGCCGACGTGTCGGAAATGGACAAGGTGCAGCCGGGCGATGTGCTGGTCACCGATATGACGGACCCCAACTGGGAGCCGGTGATGAAGCGCGCGGCGGCCATCGTCACGAATCGTGGCGGCCGTACCTGCCATGCCGCGATCATCGCGCGTGAGCTGGGCATTCCCGCGGTCGTGGGCTGCGCCACGGCCACCGACGACCTGAAGGAAGGCCAGGCGGTTACCGTGTCCTGCGCGGAGGGCGACGAGGGCCGCATCTACGACGGCCTGATCGAAACCGAAGTCGAGGAAGTCCGCCGTGGCGAGATGCCGGCAATCGACGTGAAGATCATGATGAACGTCGGGAATCCGCAGCTGGCCTTCGATTTCGCGCAGATCCCCAACGAAGGGGTCGGCCTGGCGCGCCTGGAATTCATCATCAACAACAATATCGGCATCCACCCCAAGGCGGTGCTGGATTATCCCAACGTCGATACCGAGCTGAAAAAGGCGGTGGAATCCGCCGCGCGCGGCTATGCCAGCCCGCGGGCCTTCTTCGTCGAAAAGCTCGCCGAGGGCATCGCCACCATCGCCGCGGCCTTCTGGCCCAAGCCGGTCATCGTGCGCCTGTCGGACTTCAAGTCCAACGAATACCGCAAGCTGGTGGGCGGTTCGCGCTACGAGCCCGAGGAAGAAAACCCCATGCTGGGCTTCCGCGGCGCGTCGCGCTACATCGCCCAGGAATTCGACGATTGCTTCCGCATGGAATGCGAGGCCCTGAAGCGCGTCCGTGGCGACATGGGCCTGACCAACGTCGAGATCATGGTTCCCTTCGTGCGTACGCTGGGCCAGGCGGGCCGTGTCGTGGACCTGCTCGCCAAGAACGGCCTGAAGCGCGGCGAGAACGGCCTGAAGCTGATCATGATGTGCGAAGTGCCGTCCAACGCCATCCTGGCCGAGTCCTTCCTGGACTATTTCGACGGGTTCTCCATCGGCTCGAACGACATGACGCAGCTGACGCTGGGCCTGGACCGCGACTCCGGCATGGAGCTCCTTGCCGCCGACTTCGACGAGCGCGACGAGGCCGTCAAGTTCATGCTGCGGCGGGCGATCCAGGCTTGCCTGGCCAAGGGCAAGTATGTCGGCATTTGCGGACAGGGTCCCAGCGACCATCCCGACTTCGCGCAGTGGCTCAAGGACGAGGGCATCCTGTCGATGTCGCTGAACCCGGACACGGTGGTCGATACCTGGCAGCGCCTGGCCGGCTGA
- a CDS encoding bifunctional transcriptional activator/DNA repair enzyme AdaA, whose amino-acid sequence MNPPSPPAHPHAALVEQACRAMESGQAADLATLAGQAGMSRFHFHRVFKAVTGITPKAYANAVRASRARQQLDQKRKVTDAIYEAGFNSSGRFYECVPDMLGMTPTEFRRRGAGLRIRFAVAQCSLGALLVAATDKGVCQIALHDDPQALVRNLQDRFAQASLVGADEEFERWVAQVVGYVENPATGLSLPLDVRGTAFQQRVWEALRQIPLGSTASYSDIARRIGAPAAVRAVARACATNELALAIPCHRVVRTDGSAGGYRWGVARKLELLAREEQAGKR is encoded by the coding sequence ATGAATCCTCCCTCCCCACCCGCGCACCCCCATGCGGCCCTGGTCGAACAGGCCTGCCGCGCCATGGAGTCCGGCCAGGCCGCGGACCTGGCCACGCTTGCCGGCCAGGCCGGCATGAGCCGCTTTCATTTCCATCGCGTGTTCAAGGCGGTCACCGGCATCACGCCCAAGGCCTATGCCAACGCGGTGCGGGCATCGCGGGCGCGGCAGCAGCTGGACCAGAAGCGCAAGGTGACCGACGCGATCTACGAAGCGGGCTTCAACTCCAGCGGCCGCTTCTACGAGTGCGTGCCCGACATGCTGGGCATGACGCCCACCGAGTTCCGGCGGCGCGGCGCCGGCCTGCGCATCCGCTTCGCGGTGGCCCAGTGTTCCCTGGGCGCCCTGCTGGTGGCGGCCACGGACAAAGGCGTCTGCCAGATCGCCCTGCACGACGATCCGCAGGCGCTGGTGCGTAACCTGCAGGACCGTTTCGCCCAAGCCAGCCTGGTGGGGGCGGACGAAGAATTCGAGCGCTGGGTGGCCCAGGTGGTGGGATATGTCGAAAACCCCGCCACGGGCTTGTCCTTGCCCCTGGACGTGCGGGGTACCGCCTTCCAGCAGCGGGTCTGGGAAGCGCTGCGGCAGATCCCGCTGGGCAGCACGGCAAGCTACAGCGATATCGCGCGCCGCATCGGCGCGCCGGCCGCCGTGCGGGCGGTGGCCCGGGCCTGCGCCACGAACGAACTCGCGCTGGCCATACCCTGCCACCGCGTGGTTCGTACCGACGGCTCGGCGGGCGGCTATCGATGGGGCGTCGCGCGCAAGCTGGAATTGCTGGCGCGCGAAGAACAGGCCGGCAAACGCTGA
- a CDS encoding glutamine amidotransferase translates to MTAIDLPVLIIHTGDPEDPIRARHDSYAGFVRRAAGLAPEDVHIVPVFQGEPLPDPARYRAAFITGSPAMVTDREPWSEQTAQWLRHAAAQGLPMFGICYGHQLLAHALGGLVAYNPAGREVGTHMVQHLAEDPLLVDLPRPFPAQMMHLQSVIQPPPGAIVLASSALDAHQMLRMGPNIVSTQFHPEFPPEFVLDNLERNTAKYGREDMDVEALKQDVRPTPEAAGLLRRFLALHAPVPA, encoded by the coding sequence ATGACCGCAATCGACCTGCCTGTACTCATCATCCACACCGGCGACCCCGAAGATCCCATCCGGGCCCGGCACGACAGCTATGCCGGCTTCGTACGCCGCGCCGCCGGCCTTGCGCCGGAAGACGTCCATATCGTTCCCGTATTCCAGGGCGAACCGCTGCCGGACCCGGCGCGCTACCGCGCCGCCTTTATCACCGGATCTCCGGCCATGGTCACCGACCGCGAACCCTGGAGCGAGCAGACGGCCCAGTGGCTGCGCCACGCGGCCGCGCAGGGCTTGCCGATGTTCGGCATCTGCTACGGCCACCAATTGCTGGCGCACGCGCTGGGAGGCCTGGTGGCGTACAACCCGGCCGGCCGCGAAGTCGGCACCCACATGGTCCAGCACCTGGCGGAAGACCCGCTGCTCGTGGATCTGCCGCGCCCCTTCCCCGCGCAGATGATGCACCTGCAATCCGTCATCCAGCCTCCGCCGGGCGCGATCGTGCTGGCCAGTTCGGCGCTGGACGCCCACCAGATGCTGCGCATGGGCCCCAACATCGTGTCGACGCAGTTCCATCCGGAATTCCCGCCCGAATTCGTGCTGGACAATCTGGAACGCAACACCGCCAAGTACGGCCGCGAAGACATGGATGTCGAAGCCCTGAAACAGGACGTCCGCCCCACGCCGGAAGCAGCCGGCCTGCTGCGCCGCTTCCTGGCCCTGCACGCCCCCGTACCGGCCTGA
- a CDS encoding NfeD family protein, which yields MWIWFGLAVLALIGEVATGTFYLLLVATGLAAGGLAAIGGLAVAGQLAVCGVVVIAGLLLLRFTGVLKKRGIDPHGNADINLDIGQTVTVTDWAGGRTARVWYRGASWDAVLASGCDPVPGEQVIAEVRGSQLIVKPRPSVSSSSVQG from the coding sequence ATGTGGATATGGTTCGGGCTGGCCGTGCTGGCGCTTATCGGCGAGGTCGCCACGGGGACGTTCTATCTGCTGCTGGTGGCGACTGGCCTGGCGGCGGGCGGCCTGGCCGCCATCGGCGGGTTGGCGGTGGCCGGGCAACTGGCCGTGTGCGGCGTGGTGGTGATCGCCGGGCTGTTGCTGTTGCGCTTCACTGGCGTATTGAAGAAGCGTGGAATCGATCCGCACGGCAATGCCGACATCAATCTGGATATCGGCCAGACCGTCACCGTCACGGACTGGGCCGGCGGGCGCACGGCCCGGGTCTGGTATCGCGGCGCCAGCTGGGATGCCGTGCTGGCGTCCGGCTGCGATCCCGTCCCGGGCGAACAAGTCATCGCGGAAGTGCGGGGCAGCCAGTTGATCGTCAAGCCGCGACCGTCCGTTTCTTCTTCCTCCGTCCAAGGCTGA
- a CDS encoding SPFH domain-containing protein, producing MLDPSTIVLIVVVLLAILIVVKSIAIVPQQHAWVVERLGKFDRVLSPGAGFVIPFIERVAYKHSLKEIPLDVPSQVCITRDNTQLQVDGVLYFQVTDPMRASYGSSNYISAITQLSQTTLRSVIGKLELDRTFEEREFINTTIVASLDEAALNWGVKVLRYEIKDLTPPGEILRAMQAQITAEREKRALIAASEGRRQEQINIATGEREAAIARSEGEKQAQINKAQGEAAAVLAIAEATARAVTQVAESIRQPGGMEAVNLRVAERYVEAFGNVAQKGNTLILPANLADVGGLIASAMSIVKSTQK from the coding sequence ATGCTAGATCCTTCCACCATCGTCCTGATCGTCGTCGTCCTGCTGGCGATCCTGATCGTCGTGAAATCCATCGCCATCGTGCCGCAGCAGCATGCCTGGGTGGTGGAGCGCCTGGGCAAATTCGATCGCGTGCTGTCGCCCGGCGCCGGCTTCGTCATCCCCTTCATCGAGCGCGTGGCCTACAAGCATTCGCTCAAGGAAATCCCCCTGGACGTGCCCAGCCAGGTCTGCATCACGCGCGACAACACGCAGCTGCAGGTCGATGGGGTGCTCTATTTCCAGGTGACCGATCCCATGCGCGCCTCGTACGGCTCGTCGAACTACATCTCGGCGATCACGCAGCTTTCGCAGACCACGCTGCGCTCCGTCATCGGCAAGCTGGAGCTGGACCGCACGTTCGAAGAGCGCGAGTTCATCAATACGACCATCGTCGCATCGCTGGACGAGGCCGCACTGAACTGGGGCGTGAAGGTCCTGCGCTACGAGATCAAGGACCTGACCCCGCCCGGCGAAATCCTGCGCGCGATGCAGGCGCAGATCACCGCCGAGCGGGAGAAGCGCGCGCTCATCGCCGCGTCCGAAGGCCGCCGCCAGGAACAGATCAACATCGCGACCGGCGAGCGCGAGGCCGCCATCGCCCGCTCGGAAGGCGAAAAGCAGGCGCAGATCAACAAGGCCCAGGGCGAGGCCGCCGCGGTCCTGGCGATCGCCGAAGCCACGGCGCGCGCCGTGACGCAGGTCGCCGAGTCCATACGCCAGCCCGGCGGCATGGAGGCGGTCAACCTGCGGGTGGCCGAGCGCTATGTCGAGGCCTTCGGCAATGTGGCGCAAAAGGGCAATACGCTGATCCTGCCGGCCAACCTGGCCGACGTCGGCGGCCTGATCGCCTCGGCGATGTCCATCGTCAAATCGACGCAGAAATAG
- a CDS encoding GGDEF domain-containing protein has protein sequence MAPSVVLLILTALTNCLMLVVLGSLARSGIAGIREAIWGAGLVFVSLIGFAAQAALPPILGVVLANFLMAAGVAYFYASVLLFFGRAVPRKALATAVAATTLGIVLFWYVWRDTNTRILVVSILHCVLMAAIGLAIQRGRPRDRPGYPYLFALSVAWFESIGHGVRGVLYGVRWEVMPMLATDTPLHLIFLSIGVLVVPSLTLGMVLMVHDRMLAERESEANTDSLTGTLSRKAWWLLAEKTMARAMRGDQRLSLLMLDIDRFKNVNDTHGHALGDAVLKHFGRVAAAALRREDILGRLGGEEFAVLFPDTRIDAAAFATTRLLDAVRGSGCPHGERTIAYTFSGGLVEWDGEESMEALVQRADRALYAAKVDGRDRVVIR, from the coding sequence ATGGCCCCATCCGTCGTACTGCTGATACTCACGGCGCTCACCAATTGCCTGATGCTGGTGGTGCTGGGATCCCTGGCGCGCAGCGGCATCGCCGGGATACGCGAAGCGATATGGGGAGCCGGGCTGGTTTTCGTATCCTTGATCGGCTTCGCCGCGCAGGCGGCCTTGCCGCCCATCCTGGGCGTCGTGCTGGCCAATTTCCTGATGGCGGCCGGCGTCGCCTATTTTTATGCGTCGGTATTGTTGTTCTTCGGGCGCGCCGTACCGCGCAAGGCCTTGGCCACCGCGGTCGCGGCGACGACGCTGGGCATCGTGCTGTTCTGGTATGTATGGCGCGACACGAACACCCGCATCCTGGTCGTTTCCATCCTGCACTGTGTACTGATGGCCGCGATCGGCCTGGCCATCCAGCGTGGCCGGCCGCGCGACCGCCCCGGCTATCCCTACCTGTTCGCCTTGTCGGTGGCCTGGTTCGAATCCATCGGCCATGGCGTGCGGGGCGTGCTTTACGGGGTGAGATGGGAGGTCATGCCCATGCTGGCCACCGACACGCCGCTGCACCTGATCTTCCTGTCGATCGGCGTGCTGGTGGTGCCCAGCCTGACGCTGGGCATGGTGCTGATGGTGCATGACCGCATGCTGGCGGAGCGCGAAAGCGAGGCCAATACCGATTCGCTGACCGGTACCTTATCGCGCAAGGCCTGGTGGCTGCTGGCCGAGAAGACCATGGCGCGCGCCATGCGCGGCGACCAGCGTCTATCGCTGCTGATGCTGGACATCGACCGCTTCAAGAACGTCAACGATACGCACGGGCATGCCTTGGGCGACGCCGTGTTGAAGCACTTCGGCCGGGTCGCGGCGGCGGCGCTGCGCCGGGAGGACATCCTGGGGAGGCTGGGCGGCGAAGAGTTCGCCGTGCTGTTTCCCGACACCCGCATCGACGCCGCGGCCTTCGCCACCACCCGCCTGCTGGACGCGGTGCGGGGCAGCGGCTGCCCGCACGGCGAACGGACGATTGCCTATACCTTCAGCGGCGGACTGGTGGAGTGGGACGGCGAGGAAAGCATGGAGGCGCTGGTGCAGCGCGCCGACCGCGCCTTGTATGCGGCCAAGGTGGACGGCCGGGACCGCGTGGTGATCCGGTAG
- the smpB gene encoding SsrA-binding protein SmpB yields the protein MSIVENRKASHEYFIEDRYEAGLVLQGWEVKAIREGRVQLNESYVIVRDGELYILGMHVSPLPTASTHIHPDAARTRKLLLHAEEISKLIGKVEQRGYTLVPLNLHYKAGRVKLDFALGRGKKLHDKRDTARDKDWAREKERLMKHDTRASRRDAS from the coding sequence ATGAGTATTGTCGAAAACCGCAAAGCGTCCCACGAATATTTCATCGAAGACCGCTACGAGGCCGGCCTGGTCCTGCAGGGTTGGGAGGTGAAAGCCATACGCGAGGGCCGCGTGCAACTGAACGAAAGCTATGTGATCGTGCGCGATGGCGAGCTGTACATCCTGGGCATGCATGTCAGTCCCCTGCCCACGGCGTCCACGCACATCCATCCCGACGCGGCGCGCACGCGCAAGCTGCTGCTGCACGCCGAAGAGATCAGCAAGCTGATAGGCAAGGTCGAACAGCGCGGCTACACTCTGGTCCCCTTGAACCTGCACTACAAGGCCGGACGGGTCAAGCTGGACTTTGCCCTGGGCCGCGGCAAGAAGCTGCACGACAAGCGCGATACGGCCCGCGACAAGGACTGGGCGCGGGAAAAGGAACGGCTGATGAAGCACGACACCAGGGCCTCGCGCCGCGACGCGTCCTGA